Below is a genomic region from Cohaesibacter intestini.
CGGGGCGCCGGAACAGACTTTCCGACCCGTCCGTCTGGGCAAAGTCAGCTTGTGTGCCTACTTTTGACGTCAGGGCATTGGATCCGTCCGGAAGATTGCCTATCTTTGTTATAATGCCCGCGTGACGCCGTCGCTATCCGAGCGCGCGTCCGGGGATTTGTTCTTTCTCTTATCGCTGGAAAGCTGTTTCATGACCACTGCCCTTCTTTATCCTTCTTTTCTTCATTCACCTTTGACTGCTGCTGCGGCCGAACAGGGAAGTGCCAGCCTTGAGGGGCTGCCAGAATGGAATCTGGACGACCTCTATAAAGGGGTTGATGATCCGGCGCTGGAACAGGATTTTAGCCAGTGCAAGGAAGAGGTGGCAGCATTTGCAGCCGACTATCAGGGCAAGCTGGCGGCTTTGCTGGCGGACAAGGGGGGCGATGCGCTGGGGGAAGCCTTACAGCGCTATGAGAAAATTCAGGACCGGATGGGGCGCCTGATCAGTTTTGCTGGCCTCACTTATACCGGCAACACCGTCGATCCGGTGCGGGCGAAGTTTTACGGCGATGTGCAGGAGCGGATCACAACGATCTCAACCCAATTGCTGTTTTTCGAACTGGAGCTGAACCGCATCGAAGACGCGGTTCTGGATCAGGTTGTGGCAGAAAGTGCCTTGCTTGGCCACTACAAGCCGTGGCTGGATGATCTGCGCAAGGAAAAGCCGTACCAGCTGGAAGATCAGTTGGAGAAACTGTTCTATGAGAAGTCGGTCACCGGTGCGATGGCGTGGAATCGTCTGTTTGACGAAACCATGGCAGGCTTGCGCTTCTCGGTCGAGTTGGCCGACGGCACAAAAGAGCTGGCCATCGAGCAAACGCTCAATCTGTTGACCGATGCGGACGAAGCCAAACGCAAAGCGGCGTCCGATGCACTGGCCAAGACCTTCAAGGCCAATCTGTCGACCTTCTCGCTGATTTCCAACGTGCTGGCCAAGGACAAGAGCATTTCTGACAGTTGGCGCGGCTTTGAGGATGTGGCTGACAGCCGCCATCTTGCCAATCGGGTCGAGCGCGAAGTTGTGGACGCTCTGGTGGATGCCGTGCAGGAGGCTTATCCGCGCCTGTCGCATCGTTATTATGCGCTGAAGGCCAAGTGGTTTGGCAAGGATGCTCTTGAGCATTGGGACCGCAATGCGCCGCTGCCTGCCGTGCCAACCAAGACGATCGAATGGCCGGAAGCCAAGGCCATCGTTCAGGATGCCTATGCGGGCTTTTCGCCGAAAATGGCAGAGATTTCCGGTCAGTTCTTTGACAAAAACTGGATCGACGCTCCGGTACGCGAAGGCAAGTCGCCGGGGGCCTTTGCCCATCCGACCGTTCCGAGCGCACACCCCTATGTTCTGCTCAATTATATGGGCAAGCCACGCGACGTGATGACACTGGCCCACGAGCTGGGCCATGGGGTGCATCAGGTGCTGGCTGCCGGGCAGGGTGCCTTGATGGCACCAACGCCGTTGACCTTGGCCGAGACGGCCAGCGTGTTTGGTGAAATGCTGACCTTCCGCTCCTTGCTGGCCAAGACCAAGGATGTGGCCGAACGTCGGGCCATGATTGCCGGCAAGGTCGAGGATATGCTCAACACGGTGGTGCGCCAGATTGCCTTTTATCTGTTCGAGCGCAAGCTGCATTCGGCCCGCGCTGAAGGAGAATTGACCGCTGACCAGATCTGCGAACTCTGGATGAGCGTACAAGCAGACAGCTTGGGGCCATCGGTGCGGCTGGGTGAGGGATATGAGACCTTCTGGGCCTATATTCCGCATTTCATCCATTCCCCCTTCTATGTCTATGCCTATGCCTTCGGGGATTGTCTGGTCAACTCGCTCTATTCTGTCTATCAGGATAGCGACGAGAGCTTTGTCCAGAAATATTTCGACATGCTGAGCGCAGGCGGCACCAAGCACCATTCAGAATTGCTCGCACCATTCGGGCTTGATGCAAAGGATCCGGACTTCTGGTCAAAAGGCCTCTCGGTTGTCGAGGCGCTGATTGACGAGCTGGAAGCTCTGGAAGAGGCCTGAACCTCTCTTTGCCCCGACAGGGTGTGACTGGCAGGAAAGTGACTGTAATGGCCGATCAGAAGACACCCGAACTGTCCCAATCCTCCGTCGCCCTTCCGGCGACGGATGGTCCGCGCGATGACGGGCCAGATGACATACATGATGACGCTTACAACGATGCCAACCGGTTTGGCCGTCGGGTGAAACGTTATGCGCAGGTCAATACAGGAATGGGGGGATTTGTCGCGCGCGCGGCCACATCGCGATTGTTTGGCCGTGGAGACAGCGATATCCAGCGCGAAGCCGCTGACCTTGCCAGGGTCATGGGGACACTTAAGGGGCCCTTGATGAAAGTGGCGCAAATGCTGGCCACGGTGCCGGATGTTTTGCCACCTGAATATGCAGCAGAGCTGGCACAATTGCAGTCGGATGCGCCGCCAATGGGCTGGGCCTTCACCAAGCGGCGGATGCGATCCGAGTTGGGACCGGCCTGGCGCACGCGCTTTGCCTCCTTTAAGCATGAGCCCTCTGCTGCCGCCTCATTGGGGCAGGTG
It encodes:
- a CDS encoding M3 family oligoendopeptidase gives rise to the protein MTTALLYPSFLHSPLTAAAAEQGSASLEGLPEWNLDDLYKGVDDPALEQDFSQCKEEVAAFAADYQGKLAALLADKGGDALGEALQRYEKIQDRMGRLISFAGLTYTGNTVDPVRAKFYGDVQERITTISTQLLFFELELNRIEDAVLDQVVAESALLGHYKPWLDDLRKEKPYQLEDQLEKLFYEKSVTGAMAWNRLFDETMAGLRFSVELADGTKELAIEQTLNLLTDADEAKRKAASDALAKTFKANLSTFSLISNVLAKDKSISDSWRGFEDVADSRHLANRVEREVVDALVDAVQEAYPRLSHRYYALKAKWFGKDALEHWDRNAPLPAVPTKTIEWPEAKAIVQDAYAGFSPKMAEISGQFFDKNWIDAPVREGKSPGAFAHPTVPSAHPYVLLNYMGKPRDVMTLAHELGHGVHQVLAAGQGALMAPTPLTLAETASVFGEMLTFRSLLAKTKDVAERRAMIAGKVEDMLNTVVRQIAFYLFERKLHSARAEGELTADQICELWMSVQADSLGPSVRLGEGYETFWAYIPHFIHSPFYVYAYAFGDCLVNSLYSVYQDSDESFVQKYFDMLSAGGTKHHSELLAPFGLDAKDPDFWSKGLSVVEALIDELEALEEA